A region from the Ovis aries strain OAR_USU_Benz2616 breed Rambouillet chromosome 22, ARS-UI_Ramb_v3.0, whole genome shotgun sequence genome encodes:
- the BTRC gene encoding F-box/WD repeat-containing protein 1A isoform X9: protein MKTENCVVKTKLANGTSSMIVPKQRKLSASYEKEKELCVKYFEQWSESDQVEFVEHLISQMCHYQHGHINSYLKPMLQRDFITALPARGLDHIAENILSYLDARSLCAAELVCKEWYRVTSDGMLWKKLIERMVRTDSLWRGLAERRGWGQYLFKNKPPDGNAPPNSFYRALYPKIIQDIETIESNWRCGRHSLQRIHCRSETSKGVYCLQYDDQKIVSGLRDNTIKIWDKSTLECKRILTGHTGSVLCLQYDERVIITGSSDSTVRVWDVNTGEMLNTLIHHCEAVLHLRFNNGMMVTCSKDRSIAVWDMASPTDITLRRVLVGHRAAVNVVDFDDKYIVSASGDRTIKVWNTSTCEFVRTLNGHKRGIACLQYRDRLVVSGSSDNTIRLWDIECGACLRVLEGHEELVRCIRFDNKRIVSGAYDGKIKVWDLVAALDPRAPAGTLCLRTLVEHSGRVFRLQFDEFQIVSSSHDDTILIWDFLNDPAAQAEPPRSPSRTYTYISR from the exons ACAAAACTTGCCAATGGCACGTCCAGTATGATTGTGCCCAAGCAGCGGAAACTCTCAGCAAGCTATGAGAAGGAGAAGGAACTGTGTGTCAAATATTTTGAGCAGTGGTCAGAATCCGATCAAGTGGAATTTGTGGAACATCTTATATCCCAAATGTGTCATTACCAACATGGGCACATAAACTCATATCTTAAACCTATGTTGCAGAGGGATTTCATAACTGCTCTGCCAG CTCGGGGTTTAGATCACATTGCTGAGAACATCCTGTCATACTTGGATGCCAGATCACTATGTGCTGCTGAACTTGTGTGCAAAGAATGGTACCGAGTGACATCTGATGGCATGTTATGGAAGAAGCTCATCGAAAGGATGGTCAGGACAGATTCTCTGTGGAGAGGCCTGGCAGAACGAAGAGGCTG GGGACAGTATTTGTTCAAAAACAAACCTCCTGATGGAAATGCACCTCCCAACTCTTTTTATAGAGCACTTTATCCTAAAATTATACAAGACATTGAG ACAATAGAATCTAATTGGAGATGTGGAAGACATAGCTTACAGAGAATCCACTGCCGAAGTGAAACAAGCAAAGGAGTTTACTGTTTACAGTATGATGATCAGAAGATAGTAAGCGGCCTTCGAGACAACACAATCAAG ATCTGGGATAAAAGCACATTGGAATGCAAGCGGATTCTCACAGGCCACACAGGTTCTGTCTTGTGTCTCCAGTATGATGAGAGGGTGATCATAACTGGGTCGTCGGATTCCACGGTCAG GGTGTGGGATGTAAATACAGGTGAAATGCTGAACACATTGATTCACCATTGTGAAGCAGTTCTGCACTTGCGTTTCAATAATGGCATGATGGTGACCTGCTCCAAAGACCGTTCCATTGCAGTATGGGATATGGCCTCCCCAACTGACATCACCCTCCGCAGGGTACTTGTCGGACACCGAGCTGCAGTCAATGTTGTAGACTTTGATGATAAGTACATCGTTTCTGCATCTGGGGATAGGACTATAAAG GTGTGGAACACAAGTACTTGTGAATTTGTACGGACCTTAAATGGACACAAACGCGGAATTGCCTGTTTGCAGTACAGAGACAGGCTGGTCGTGAGTGGCTCATCTGACAACACAATCAG ATTATGGGACATAGAATGTGGTGCATGCTTACGAGTGTTAGAAGGCCATGAGGAATTGGTGCGCTGTATTCGATTTGATAACAAGAGGATAGTCAGTGGAGCCTATGATGG aaaaattaaagtgtGGGATCTTGTAGCTGCCTTGGACCCTCGTGCACCTGCAGGAACTCTTTGTCTACGGACCCTTGTG GAGCATTCTGGAAGAGTTTTCCGACTCCAGTTTGATGAATTCCAGATTGTCAGTAGTTCACATGATGACACAATCCTCATCTGGGACTTCCTAAATGATCCAGCTGCCCAAGCTGAGCCCCCCCGCTCCCCTTCTCGAACATACACCTATATCTCCAGATAA
- the BTRC gene encoding F-box/WD repeat-containing protein 1A isoform X8 has translation MFPVVCRQTYNSCARLCLNQETVCLASTAMKTENCVVKTKLANGTSSMIVPKQRKLSASYEKEKELCVKYFEQWSESDQVEFVEHLISQMCHYQHGHINSYLKPMLQRDFITALPARGLDHIAENILSYLDARSLCAAELVCKEWYRVTSDGMLWKKLIERMVRTDSLWRGLAERRGWGQYLFKNKPPDGNAPPNSFYRALYPKIIQDIETIESNWRCGRHSLQRIHCRSETSKGVYCLQYDDQKIVSGLRDNTIKIWDKSTLECKRILTGHTGSVLCLQYDERVIITGSSDSTVRVWDVNTGEMLNTLIHHCEAVLHLRFNNGMMVTCSKDRSIAVWDMASPTDITLRRVLVGHRAAVNVVDFDDKYIVSASGDRTIKVWNTSTCEFVRTLNGHKRGIACLQYRDRLVVSGSSDNTIRLWDIECGACLRVLEGHEELVRCIRFDNKRIVSGAYDGKIKVWDLVAALDPRAPAGTLCLRTLVEHSGRVFRLQFDEFQIVSSSHDDTILIWDFLNDPAAQAEPPRSPSRTYTYISR, from the exons ACAAAACTTGCCAATGGCACGTCCAGTATGATTGTGCCCAAGCAGCGGAAACTCTCAGCAAGCTATGAGAAGGAGAAGGAACTGTGTGTCAAATATTTTGAGCAGTGGTCAGAATCCGATCAAGTGGAATTTGTGGAACATCTTATATCCCAAATGTGTCATTACCAACATGGGCACATAAACTCATATCTTAAACCTATGTTGCAGAGGGATTTCATAACTGCTCTGCCAG CTCGGGGTTTAGATCACATTGCTGAGAACATCCTGTCATACTTGGATGCCAGATCACTATGTGCTGCTGAACTTGTGTGCAAAGAATGGTACCGAGTGACATCTGATGGCATGTTATGGAAGAAGCTCATCGAAAGGATGGTCAGGACAGATTCTCTGTGGAGAGGCCTGGCAGAACGAAGAGGCTG GGGACAGTATTTGTTCAAAAACAAACCTCCTGATGGAAATGCACCTCCCAACTCTTTTTATAGAGCACTTTATCCTAAAATTATACAAGACATTGAG ACAATAGAATCTAATTGGAGATGTGGAAGACATAGCTTACAGAGAATCCACTGCCGAAGTGAAACAAGCAAAGGAGTTTACTGTTTACAGTATGATGATCAGAAGATAGTAAGCGGCCTTCGAGACAACACAATCAAG ATCTGGGATAAAAGCACATTGGAATGCAAGCGGATTCTCACAGGCCACACAGGTTCTGTCTTGTGTCTCCAGTATGATGAGAGGGTGATCATAACTGGGTCGTCGGATTCCACGGTCAG GGTGTGGGATGTAAATACAGGTGAAATGCTGAACACATTGATTCACCATTGTGAAGCAGTTCTGCACTTGCGTTTCAATAATGGCATGATGGTGACCTGCTCCAAAGACCGTTCCATTGCAGTATGGGATATGGCCTCCCCAACTGACATCACCCTCCGCAGGGTACTTGTCGGACACCGAGCTGCAGTCAATGTTGTAGACTTTGATGATAAGTACATCGTTTCTGCATCTGGGGATAGGACTATAAAG GTGTGGAACACAAGTACTTGTGAATTTGTACGGACCTTAAATGGACACAAACGCGGAATTGCCTGTTTGCAGTACAGAGACAGGCTGGTCGTGAGTGGCTCATCTGACAACACAATCAG ATTATGGGACATAGAATGTGGTGCATGCTTACGAGTGTTAGAAGGCCATGAGGAATTGGTGCGCTGTATTCGATTTGATAACAAGAGGATAGTCAGTGGAGCCTATGATGG aaaaattaaagtgtGGGATCTTGTAGCTGCCTTGGACCCTCGTGCACCTGCAGGAACTCTTTGTCTACGGACCCTTGTG GAGCATTCTGGAAGAGTTTTCCGACTCCAGTTTGATGAATTCCAGATTGTCAGTAGTTCACATGATGACACAATCCTCATCTGGGACTTCCTAAATGATCCAGCTGCCCAAGCTGAGCCCCCCCGCTCCCCTTCTCGAACATACACCTATATCTCCAGATAA
- the BTRC gene encoding F-box/WD repeat-containing protein 1A isoform X7, whose translation MDPAEAVLQEKALKFMTYNSCARLCLNQETVCLASTAMKTENCVVKTKLANGTSSMIVPKQRKLSASYEKEKELCVKYFEQWSESDQVEFVEHLISQMCHYQHGHINSYLKPMLQRDFITALPARGLDHIAENILSYLDARSLCAAELVCKEWYRVTSDGMLWKKLIERMVRTDSLWRGLAERRGWGQYLFKNKPPDGNAPPNSFYRALYPKIIQDIETIESNWRCGRHSLQRIHCRSETSKGVYCLQYDDQKIVSGLRDNTIKIWDKSTLECKRILTGHTGSVLCLQYDERVIITGSSDSTVRVWDVNTGEMLNTLIHHCEAVLHLRFNNGMMVTCSKDRSIAVWDMASPTDITLRRVLVGHRAAVNVVDFDDKYIVSASGDRTIKVWNTSTCEFVRTLNGHKRGIACLQYRDRLVVSGSSDNTIRLWDIECGACLRVLEGHEELVRCIRFDNKRIVSGAYDGKIKVWDLVAALDPRAPAGTLCLRTLVEHSGRVFRLQFDEFQIVSSSHDDTILIWDFLNDPAAQAEPPRSPSRTYTYISR comes from the exons ACAAAACTTGCCAATGGCACGTCCAGTATGATTGTGCCCAAGCAGCGGAAACTCTCAGCAAGCTATGAGAAGGAGAAGGAACTGTGTGTCAAATATTTTGAGCAGTGGTCAGAATCCGATCAAGTGGAATTTGTGGAACATCTTATATCCCAAATGTGTCATTACCAACATGGGCACATAAACTCATATCTTAAACCTATGTTGCAGAGGGATTTCATAACTGCTCTGCCAG CTCGGGGTTTAGATCACATTGCTGAGAACATCCTGTCATACTTGGATGCCAGATCACTATGTGCTGCTGAACTTGTGTGCAAAGAATGGTACCGAGTGACATCTGATGGCATGTTATGGAAGAAGCTCATCGAAAGGATGGTCAGGACAGATTCTCTGTGGAGAGGCCTGGCAGAACGAAGAGGCTG GGGACAGTATTTGTTCAAAAACAAACCTCCTGATGGAAATGCACCTCCCAACTCTTTTTATAGAGCACTTTATCCTAAAATTATACAAGACATTGAG ACAATAGAATCTAATTGGAGATGTGGAAGACATAGCTTACAGAGAATCCACTGCCGAAGTGAAACAAGCAAAGGAGTTTACTGTTTACAGTATGATGATCAGAAGATAGTAAGCGGCCTTCGAGACAACACAATCAAG ATCTGGGATAAAAGCACATTGGAATGCAAGCGGATTCTCACAGGCCACACAGGTTCTGTCTTGTGTCTCCAGTATGATGAGAGGGTGATCATAACTGGGTCGTCGGATTCCACGGTCAG GGTGTGGGATGTAAATACAGGTGAAATGCTGAACACATTGATTCACCATTGTGAAGCAGTTCTGCACTTGCGTTTCAATAATGGCATGATGGTGACCTGCTCCAAAGACCGTTCCATTGCAGTATGGGATATGGCCTCCCCAACTGACATCACCCTCCGCAGGGTACTTGTCGGACACCGAGCTGCAGTCAATGTTGTAGACTTTGATGATAAGTACATCGTTTCTGCATCTGGGGATAGGACTATAAAG GTGTGGAACACAAGTACTTGTGAATTTGTACGGACCTTAAATGGACACAAACGCGGAATTGCCTGTTTGCAGTACAGAGACAGGCTGGTCGTGAGTGGCTCATCTGACAACACAATCAG ATTATGGGACATAGAATGTGGTGCATGCTTACGAGTGTTAGAAGGCCATGAGGAATTGGTGCGCTGTATTCGATTTGATAACAAGAGGATAGTCAGTGGAGCCTATGATGG aaaaattaaagtgtGGGATCTTGTAGCTGCCTTGGACCCTCGTGCACCTGCAGGAACTCTTTGTCTACGGACCCTTGTG GAGCATTCTGGAAGAGTTTTCCGACTCCAGTTTGATGAATTCCAGATTGTCAGTAGTTCACATGATGACACAATCCTCATCTGGGACTTCCTAAATGATCCAGCTGCCCAAGCTGAGCCCCCCCGCTCCCCTTCTCGAACATACACCTATATCTCCAGATAA